The Mycolicibacterium cosmeticum DNA window GGCCTTGACCATCTGGCCTTCCGGCTGACGGACAAGGCCGAGCTGGAAGCGGCGGTCGAGCATCTGGACGCCCTCGGCGTCGTCCACGAGCCCGTCAAGGACGTCGGCCCGCTGTACGTGCTGGAGTTCCGCGACCCGGACAACATCGCACTGGAGCTCACCGCGCCCAAGTGAGCGGGGGTTATCCCCCGCACGGTTCGGCGGAAAACGCGGTGTCGCGGGGAGCTGCGGATCCATAGGTTGTTCTCATGGTCGCAATCACGTCCAGTACCCCCGCAGACACCGTCGAGTCCACCGACACCGCCCCGACGGTGGTTCCCCACCACCGGACGATCGGGGTGGTGCCCACCGCCTCGATGGTCGCCGGTGCGGCGTTCGGCACGGTGTGGTTCTGGATTCCGTTGTCCATCTTGGTGATCGGCATCTCGTCCATCCCCTCGGTGATCGGCTTCGTGGTGTCCGCGGTGGTGTTCGCCTACCTGATGCGCGGGGTGGAATGGATCGAGCGGCTGCGCAGCGAGGCGGTGTTCGGCCAGCAGATCCCGGTACCGCCGCGCCACCTGTCCCCGTACACGGGTTTCCAGCGCTGGGCGCACCAACTGTGGCTGGACATCAGCAGCAGCCGGTTCTGGAAGGCCACCGGCCAGCATTACCTGCGGATGCTGTATGACCTCATGGTGTGCGGGATCGCGCTGGGCCTGCTGGCGTTCGCCATCCTGGCGCCCGCCTTCGCCTCGGCCATCCGGCGTAGTGACCCGGACTCCGGACTGACCTTCATCTCCCCGCCGCTGGCCTGGCTGCTGGCCGTCATCGCGCTGGCCGCCGCGGTCGCGTTGCTGGTGTTCGGCCCGGCCGTCGATGCGAAGATCGATCGCTGGCTGCTGGCCGCCTCCCCCACCGCGGCGCTGCAGTACCAGGTCAGCGCCCTGGCCCAGGCGCGCCAAGGCGCGGTGTCCTCGGCCCAGACCGAACGTCACCGCATCGAACGCGATCTGCACGACAGCGTGCAGCCCCGGCTGGTATCGCTGGCCATGACCATCGGGCTGGCGCAGACCAAACTCGACACCGACCCGGCCGCGGCCAAGCAGCTCATCGGCGAGGCGCACGCCGACGCGATGAGCGCCCTGGCCGAGCTGCGCAACGTGGTGCGCGGGATCGCGCCGACCATCCTCACCGACCGCGGCCTGGACGCGGCGCTGTCGGCGGTGGTGCAGCGCACCCAGATCTCCGGCGTGCCGACCACCCTGGACGTGCACCTGCCCACGCGGCTACCGGACGAAGTCGAATCGGTCGCCTACTTCGTGGTGGCCGAGGCGCTGACGAATGTGGCCAAACACGCCCAGGCCGGGCAGGCCGTGGTGACGGTGCGTTATGACGAGGTGGGCCGGGTGCTGCACGTGTCGGTGTACGACGACGGGCGCGGCGGAGCCGAGATCGGCACCGACGAGGACGCCACCGGATTGCGCGGGCTGACCGAGCGGGTGCGCGCGGCCGGCGGCACGTTCACGGTGTCCAGCCCCGTCACCGGCCCCACCATCGTGACGGCGGTGCTGCCATGCGCATCGTGATCGCCGAGGATTCGGCGCTGCTGCGGGCGGGGATCGAGCGCATCCTCGCCGATGCGGGCCACGAGGTGGTGGCCGGTGTTCCCGACGCCACCGGGCTGCTGAACCTGGTCAACGAGCATCACCCGGATCTGGCCATCGTGGACGTCCGGATGCCGCCGACGTTCACCGACGAGGGGATTCGCGCGGCGGCGCTGCTGCGCTCGCAGAACCCGGAATCCCCCGTGCTGGTGCTCTCGCATTATGTCGAGGAGCGCTACGCGGCCGACCTGATCGCCTCGGACACCAAGGGATTCGGCTACCTGCTCAAGGACCGGGTGGCCGATGTACCGGCCTTCCTCGACGCGGTCGAGGTGGTGGGCACCGGCGGCACCGTGCTCGACCCGGAGGTCGTCTCGCAGATCCTGGTCCGGTCCAGGCGCGGGGCGGTCCTCGACGAGCTGACGCCGCGGGAACGGGATGTCTTGCAGCTCATGGCCGAAGGCAAGTCGAACTCGGCGATCAGCGCGGCGCTGCACATCTCGGTGGGCTCGGCCGAGAAGCACATCGCGTCGATCTTCACCAAATTGGCGCTCACCCCCGATGACAGCGAGAACCGCCGCGTGCTGGCCGTCCTGCGCTACCTCGAATCCTGAAAGGGCTCTCCACGTGACCATCACCCCTCCCGGCACGCTCACCCCGCCCGCACCGACCGACCCGCCGCACCTGTCCGGTGGCGGCCGCGGCGTCATCCGCGTGCTGCTGGTCGCCGTCGCCGTCGTCGTCATCGTCGGCGCGGTCGCCGGCCTCGGAGCGCTGGCCTGGGGGCTCAGCGCATTCCGGGTCGTCACCGACCATCAGACGCTGCCCACCGCCATCCGGTCGCTCACCCTGGACACCGCCGATTCGCCGGTGGCCGTGCGTATCACCGCCGACCGCGACGCCACCGAACCGCGTATCGATCTGCGCATGGTGGCCTCCACTCGCAACAGCGACCAGCATTTGCGGGTGACCAACGACGCCGACGGCACTCATGTCATCGTCGCCGGGGCCGCGGACGGGCTCTTCGACTTCGGCGATCCGGGCGAGGTCACCGTCACCCTGCCGCCGGAGACCGGGCGCCGGCTCGCGCTGACGGTGCGCCAGAACACCGGTGTGTTGCTGGCCCAAGCCGACCTGGATCAGCTGACCGCGAGCACCTCGGACGGTGCGGTCGTGCTGCGCGGCGCGGTCCGCCGGGTGGAGGTCCGCGCCCAGGACGGCGAAATCACCGCACGCGAACCCATCTCGGTGGCCGAGTCGTTCGACGCGGCCACCACCCAGGGCGACATCTCGGTGAATTTCGCCGACGTGGCACCGCGGCAGGTGCAGGCCGTGACCCGCGACGGCGATATCTCGCTGTCCCTACCGGCGCCCGGCCCCTACCTGGTGCACGCCCAGTCCGGCGGGGCCGCCACGGTTCGGGTACCCGAGACCAGCGACGCCGCCCGCGCCGCCGGGCAGATCACCGCCCGCTCCGACGACGGGAACGTCACCATCGACACGCTCAGGTGAGCGCGGCGATGATGTCGGCGGCCGGGCCGGAGGTGATCTGGCGGAATCCGGTGCCGGCCCAGATGTTGGTGGCCTGCGGATCCCCGGCCCGCACCGACGCGGCGCGCACGGGACTGGTCAGGTAGTGCACCTCCGGATAGCCCAGCGGGGCCTGCGCGTCGTGCTCGTCGATGAAGCGGTTGCGCAACCCCCGCGCGTAACGACCCGAGAACGCTTTGGTCACAACGGTTTCGGTGAACGCCGGGTCGCGCAGGGCGGCGCGGTGCACCGGGCTGCTGCCGGCTTCGTCGGCCAGCAGGAACGCGGTACCCAGCTGCGCGGCGGCCGCGCCGGCGTCGCGCACGCGCCCGACATCCTCGGCGGTCATCAGGCCGCCGGCGGCCACCACCGGGACCTCGGTGGCCGCCAGCACGTCGGCCAGCAGCTCATCGAGGGGTTGGGTGGCCGGCCGGACGGCGGGGTCGTAGGTGCCGCGATGACCACCGGCAGCGGGTCCCTGCACGGCCAGGGCGTCGAAACCGCGGCCGACGGCTTCACGTGCTTCCGCCAGCGTGGTCACGGTGGCCACCGTCGTGATGCCGGCGGCTTTCAGCCGGGCAGTCTCCGCGGCGCTGGGCGCCCCGAAGGTGAAGGACACCACCTCGGGCCGTAGATCGAGCACGACCTCGAGCTTGGCCGCCCAGTCGTCGTCGTTGAACTTCGGCTCGCCGAGGTCCACCCCGTAACGCTGCACCTCGCCGGACAGTGCCGCGCGGTAGCGGTCGATATCGCCGGGCTGCACCGCACTGGGTTGGGGTGCAAAGAGATTCGCGCCGATCGGTCGGGTAGTGAGCTTGCGGGTGGCGGTCAGCCGTTGGGCGAAGACGTCGGCCGACAGGTACCCCGCCGCGACGAACCCGAGGCCACCGGCCTCCGAGCCGGCCGCCGCCAGTTCCGGGGTGGACGGACCGCCTGCCATCGGCGCCACCAGGATCGGGGCCGTCAGATCTCGCAGAGTGAACTCACCCATCGCACACCACCTTCATCCGTTGCACCGTGGAGAACATCGCCGGACACGGTGATCATCCCATCCTGGGCATATCCCGCCGGCGGTGGTTGACTGGGCGAGATGGCTATCGCGTTCAACCACACCATCGTGGCGGCCGCCGACCGTGAGGAGTCGGCGAGGTTCTTCACCGAGATCTTCGGCCTGCCGCCCGCCAAGGAGTTCGGCCCGTTCCTGGCCGTCGAAGTGAGCAATGGCGTCAGCCTGGACTTCGCCACGGCGCGCAACGCCGATTTCCCGCCGCAGCATTACGCGTTCCTGGTGTCCGAGGACGACTTCGACGCCATCTACGGGCGGATCCGTGAGCGCGGGCTGCAGCACTGGGCCGATCCGCGCGGCCGGCACTCCGGCGAGATCAACCACAATGACGGTGGTCGTGGCGTGTACTTCCAGGATCCCGGCGGGCATTACCTGGAGATTCTCACCCGGCCGTACGGCTCGGGTGGCGACGCTCAGGCGTGACCGCGTTCGCTCTCCTGGCCGAGGTAGTCGCGCGCCAGGGTTGCCACGTGAGCGGGCAACTCGCCCGCGGCCACGTCGGCGAGGCTGGTCTGTTCCAGCACCGAGCGCATGCTGGCCCGCAGGGCGCGCCAGACGTCGGTGAGCGCCGCGGTCGGACCGGAGTACGGCAGGTCGCCCAGGCCGATATCGCGCACGCTGGCCAGCGGTCCGTCGATGCAGCGCAGCACGTCCGCGACGCTGATCGCCGACGCCGGGCGGGCCAGTTCGTAGCCGCCCTCCCGACCGCGGTGGCTGCGCACCAACCGGTCGGTGCGCAGGTCGGAGAGGATATCCACGAGGAACTGCGCCGGGATGCCCTGGGCCTTGGCCAGGTCGTCGGTCTTCACCAACTCCCCGTCGCCGACGGTGGCCAATTGCACCATGGCGCGGACGGCGTACTCCGCCTTCGCCGACATGCGCATACCGCGGATTCTGCCAGGCCCGCCGCTCAGCTCACGGGCGGCGCCACGTTGCGCACCGTCCCGGTCATCCCCCGCACCGAGTCGGGCACCGGGATGGCGGGGTCGCAATCGGGTGCCGGCTGCGGCGTCCCATAGCTGAGCACCATCGGAACCACGCCGGCCCAGCCACCCGCCTCGATGTCCGATTCGGCGTCCTCGGGCCAGCCGGCGCTCACCTTGAGCGACCAGTTGTCCGCGCCGATCGGCATCCGCAGCGCCATGCTGGCCACCAGTTCCTTGCGGGTGCTGGGCCGCAGTTCGGCGACCCGGCCGGGGATGAAGGTGTCGGTGAGCGCGTTCAGGTAGGCGGCCTTGCGGTCCTCGGGAACCGGCTCGAAGCTGCCGAACAGCACCGCCGAGCGGTAGCGGAACGACGACTCGAAACTGCTGCGCGCCACCACCACCCCGTCCAGCGTGGTCACCGACACCGCGGCCGGGGCACCCTCCGACAAGGCCCGCAGCCAGGGTGATCCGGTCGACCCGTGGATCACCAATTCGTCTGCCAGCCTGGCGAATCCGATCGGGAACGCCACCGGATGCCCGTCGCGCACCAGCGCCACGGTGGCCAGCGGGGTGCTGTCCAGCAATTGGTCCAGCACCTCGCGGGAGGTGTCCTGCTTTTCCCGCAAGCGGGTGACGCTGGTCGAGGGCCTGACCGATTCCGTCATGGGATATCAGCCGCCCCCGGCACCACCACGGCGAACAGGTCCGACAGCGCGGCCAGGCTGGCGGCCTGGACCGTCGCCGCGGCCACCGGCCCGTCGGGACCCGGCAGCGCCCGGGTCGCGGTGGCTGCGGCCACCACCGTCGGCGCGAACGCGAGATTGAACGCGCCACGCGCAGTGGAGTTCACACACATGTGCGTCATGAACCCGGCCAGGATGAGGTTCGAGGCGCCGACGGTCTTCAGTTCGGCCTCCAAATCGGTCTCCACGAAGGAATTCGGATAGTTCTTCACGATCACCGGTTCACCACCGCGCGGGGCGACCTGAGCTGCGATGGCGCCCGACTCGCCGGTGATGTCGTACAGCGACCCGGGTCCGTCATCGTGCTGGATGTGGATCACCGGAATGCCCGCCGTCCTCGCGCGCTCCAGCAGCAGCGCCGTTTCGTCCAGCGCGGCCTGCACTCCGTCAAGCTCCATCACACCCTGGGTATAGGTGTTCTGGCAGTCGATCAGGACCAGGGTGGACTCCGTGAGCGGAGCCGGGGTCGCGGGCAGGCTGGCGAGTTCACGCAGGGTGGGTCGAGTCACCCCATGCAGCCTAGTCAGAGGTCGATGAGTTCCGCCGGTCCTGGCAGTCTGTTCGGACATGGAACCACTCGACGGCAAGGTCGCGTTGATCACCGGCGGCGCGCGCGGACAGGGCCGCGCGCACGCCACCACCCTGGCCGCGGCGGGTGCCGATATCGTGCTGTGCGATATCGCGGCGCCTGTCGAGGACGTCGCCTATCCGGCCGCGACTCCGGACGATCTAGCGGCGACGACGGCGGCGGTCGAGCGGCTCGGGCGCAGGTGCCTGACCGCAACGGCAGACGTGCGAGACCTTGCCGCGTTGCAGAATCTGGCCGACCGGGCGGTCGAGGTGTTCGGCCGGCTCGACGTGGTGATCGCCAACGCCGGCATCGCCACCGGCGACCCGGTCGCCACCATGTCCGAACAGCGGTGGCGCACGATGATCGACGTCAACCTGACCGGTGTGTTCAACACGTTCCGGGCCACGGTGGGACATCTCGTCGACCGCGGCACGGGCCATCTGGTGGCCACGTCGTCGATCGTCGCGACGACCGGCGCACGCAACGCCGGCCACTACGCCGCCGCCAAGGCGGGAGTGGTGGCCCTGGTGAAATCACTGGCCTACGAGGTGGCCCAGCACGGCATCGTGGTCAACGCCGTGCTGCCCGCCGGGGTGGACACGCAGATGATCCAGCACGACGAGATCTACCGGATGATCCGGCCCGACCTGGACAATCCCGGCCGGGCCGACGCCGAAGAGGTGTTCGCCAAGGGCCGACCGCGCCCGGGTCTGCTCGATCCGCAGGACGTGGCCGACACCGTCCTCTACCTGGTGACCGACCGGGTGAAATGCCGTTCCGGAGAATCGATCACGCTGGCCAACGGGATGGACTAGGGACCCGTGGATCACGTCAATAATGCGATATCACCGGTGATATCGCGTTTGGCAAGTGACCCCAGCAGGTCGCTCAGAGCGGCGACGTCAGGCGGCGGTGACGGCCAGCACCGCCTGCGCCAGTTCCGGGCGACACACCACCAAGTCGGGCAACAACACGTTGTCCTGGTTGTAGACCAGTGGCGAACCGTCGATCCGCGAGGTGTGCAACCCGGCGGCGCGGGCCACCGCGACCGGTGCCGCGGAATCCCACTCGTACTGCCCGCCCGCGTGCACGTACACGTCCGAGACGCCCTGCACCACCGATGCGACTTTGGCTCCGGCCGAACCCATTTCGACCAGCGTGCCACCGAGGGCGTCACGCACCGCCAGCGCCACCGCGGGCGGGCGGGTGCGCGACACCACGATCCGCGGGGTCGCGGGGGCGGCGGGCGGGGCGGGCACCGTGGGCGTGGCCAGTGTGACGCCCTGGGCGGGCAGCGCCACCGCACCGGCGACCAACTCCCCCGCCTGCCACAGTGCGACATGCACGGCCCAGTCGGCACGGCCGAGTTCGGAGAACTCGCGGGTCCCGTCCAGCGGGTCGACGATCCAGACCCGGTCGGCGCGCAGCCGCACCTTATCGTCGGCACCTTCCTCGGACAGGACCGCATCGGCGGGCCGGTGCTGGGCCAGGGCGGCCATCAGGAAGTCGTGGGACCGCTTGTCCCCCGCGGCTTTCCGCGCCGCCGCGTCGGCATCGGCCAATTCGTCGCGCACACCGAGCAGCAGCTCACCGGCCTCGGTGGCCAGCCGGGCCGCCAACTCGTGATCACTCATTCCCGAGTACCTAACAGGTCGATCACCCGTTGCGCCAGTTCGTCGGCGGACTGATCGGGCGTCAGCCGCAGATCCGGGTTCTTCGGCCGCTGGTAGGGGCTGTCGATACCGGTGAAGTGGGTGATTTCACCACGGCGAGCTTTAGCGTAGAGCCCCTTCGGGTCGCGGCGTTCGCAATCCTCTAGCGGGGTATCGCAGAACACCTCGAAGAAATCGAACCCGCGATCGGCGTGCACCCGGCGCGCCAGCTCGCGGTGTTCCTCCAGCGGGCTGATGGCGGGCACCAGCACGATCTGCCCGGAGTCGGCCAGCAGCGTCGCGATATGGGCCAGCCGGCGCAGGTTCTCCGCCCGGTCGTCCATCGAGAAGCCGAGATCGGCGTTCAGGCCGTGGCGCAGGTTGTCACCGTCGAGCACATAGGCGGGCCGACCGGCGGCCAGCAACTTCTGCTCGACAAGCATTGCCACCGAAGACTTTCCGGAACCGGACAGCCCGGTGAACCACACCGTGGAGCCCTTCGACAGCCGGTCGGCGGCGGTCACCAGATTCTGGTGACGTACCGCGTTCGGGCTGGCCGTGCGAGTCGCGGCGGGCTCGGTGTCGCGCACCATGCCGGCGGCGACGGTGCCGTTGGTGTCCGGGTCGATGAGGATGAACGACCCGGTCGCCGAGTTGCGGGTGTACTCGTCGAGCAACAGCGGGGTTTGCGTGCGCAGCGTGACCCGGCCGAGTTCGTTGAGCTTGAGTGCCGTCGCGCTCTTGTCGCGGTGCAGGGTGTTGACGTCGAGCCGGTAGTCCAACGCCGTCACCCGCGCACGGGTGGTCCGGGTGGTGTGCTTGATCAGGTAGTCCCGGCCCGGTTCGAGGGCCGAGCCGTCGGCCATCCAGCACACCGTGGCGTCGAACTCGCTGGTGGTGTGCGGCTGGTTGTTGGCCCGGGCGATCATGTCACCGCGCGAGATGTCGATGTCGTCGGCCAGGCTGATGGACACGGCCATCGGCGGAAACGCCTCGGTGACAGGGCCGTTCGGGCCGTCGATCGCGGTGATCGCGCTGGTCTTGCCGGCCGGCAGGACCACCACCTCGTCGCCCGGTCGCATCACCCCGCTGGCCACGGTGCCCGCATAGCTGCGGTGATCGGCGTGCTCGCGGGTCTGCGGCCGGATCACGTACTGCACCGGGAAGCGCACGTCGACCAGGTTGCGGTCGCCGGCGATGTACACCTCTTCCAGGTGACTCAGCAGCGCGGGGCCCTCGTACCACGGCGAGACGGCCGATTTGGTGACGACGTTGTCGCCGTTGAGCGCCGACAGCGGGATGGTGGTGACGTCGTGCACGTCCAGACGTGCGGCGAATTCGTGGAATTCGTCGCGGATCGCCTCGAAACGCTTCTGGTCCCAGTCCACCAGGTCCATCTTGTTGATGGCCAGCACGATGTGCTGGATGCCCAGCAGCGAGGCCAGGAAGGCGTGCCGGCGGGACTGCTCCAGCAGACCGTGCCGGGCGTCGACGAGCACGATCGCCAGCTGCGCGGTGGAGGTGCCGGTCACCATGTTGCGGGTGTACTGCACATGCCCCGGGGTGTCGGCGATGATGAATTTCCGCTTGGCCGTGGCGAAATAGCGGTAGGCCACGTCGATGGTGATGCCCTGCTCGCGCTCGGCGCGCAGCCCGTCGGTGACCAATGCCAGGTCGGTGTAGTCGTTTCCGCGTTCCTTGGAGGTGCGCTCGACGGCGGCCAGCTGGTCCTCCATGACGGCCTTGCTGTCATACAGCAGCCGTCCGATGAGCGTGGACTTGCCGTCGTCGACGGAGCCGGCAGTGGCGATGCGAAGCAGCGTTGCCATCAGCTGTGCTCTCTTTTCTTCGCGCGAGCGCTCATCAGAAGTACCCTTCCCGCTTGCGGTCTTCCATACCGGCCTCGGAGATCCGGTCGTCGGCGCGGGTCGCACCGCGCTCGGTGAGCCGCGACACCGCGGTCTCGGCGATCACCTCGGAGACGGTGCCCGCCAACGATTCCACGCAGCCGGTGCACGTGACGTCGCCGACGGTGCGGAACCGGACGGTCTTCTCGATGACCGGTTCGTCCTTACGCGGCTGCATGTACTTGTGCACGGCCAGCAGCATGCCGTCGCGCTCGAACACCTGACGCTGATGCGCGTAGTAGATGGACGGCAGCTTGATCTTCTCGGCGCCGATATAGGACCAGATGTCGAATTCGGTCCAGTTCGACAGCGGGAAAACCCGGATGTGCTCGCCCTTGCGGTGCCGGCCGTTGTACAGGTTCCACAGTTCCGGACGCTGGTTCTTCGGGTCCCACTGGCCGAACTCGTCACGGAAGCTGAACACCCGCTCCTTGGCGCGGGCCTTCTCCTCGTCCCGGCGGGCGCCCCCGAAGGCGGCGTCGAACTTGTTCTCCCGGATGGCGCGCAACAGGGTGAACGTCTGCATCGGGTTGCGCGACGGGATGGTCTCCACCACCCGCCCGGCGTCGATATCGTCCTGCACCTTGGCGACTACCAGGCGCACCCCGTGCTCGGCGACCAGTTCGTCGCGCGCCTGCAACACCTCGTCGAAGTTGTGCCCGGTGTCGACGTGCATGACCGGGAACGGCAGCCGGCCCGGGGCAAAGGCCTTGATGGCCAGATGCAGCATGACGATCGAGTCCTTGCCACCGGAGAACAGCAGCACGGGCCGTTCGAACTCGGCGGCCACCTCGCGGATGATGTGGATGGCCTCGGCCTCCAGGGCGCGCAGGTGGCTCAGCTCGTAGCGCGCGGCGGCCGGGTCCAGCTCGGCCGGGGCACTCATCGCATCTCCATAAAGTTGGTAGAGATGACCAAGATTGCAGACATGACCGGGAATCTAATCGCCGGTGCGCAACAGTGTCAATACTGTGGCGCGACGGTGCCCCGGCCCGCACCCCAGGTCTGCGGGTCGATCTTTCCTCCGTAGAGCGGCAGCTCGACCGGGCTGTCGCCGGGCCGGAACTGCTCCCACAGCCGGTTGAGGCCGGCGGTGCCGTACCGGCGCACGCGGGCGGCCTCGGCCAGGTCGAGGACGTCGGTCAGCACGGCCATCTCGGCGCCGGGCACCTGGTTGCGGACACGGCCTTCGGGATCGACGAGAAGGCTGCGACCGATGCCGGTCGGGCCGGCCGCGTTGACGCTGGCGACGAAGACCTGGTTGACGATCGCGTTGGCCCGGGCCAGCACCACCTCCTGCTCACGGTCCACGGTCGGCGTCTGCACCACGTTGAGGATCAGGTCGGCGCCGAGCCAGGCGAGCTGGCGGGCAATCTCGGGGAACCAGGCGTCGTAGCAGATGGTCAGCCCGACGCGGCCGTGCTCGGGGATGTCGAAGACCACGAAGTCGGCCCCCGGCGTCACCGTCTCATACGGCCGCCACGGGGCGATCTTTCGGTACGCCGCGACGCGCTCGCCCGCCGGCGAGTACACCGGCGCCGTGTTGTAGACGAGGCCGTCGTCGCCGAGCTCATAGACGCTGCCGGGGACCAGCCAGATCCCGAGCTCGCCGGCCAGGGCCGCCAGCGCGGCGCCGCGCGGGCCGTCGATCGGCTCGGCCAGCACGCGCGGGTCCACGGCCGGGGCACCGGGCTCGACGGCCGGGGTGTCGAGGTGCAGCTCGGGGAAGACGACCAGGCGCAGGCCGGGCCGCTGCGCGATGAGCGCGCGTACCTCGGCGGCAAACCTGTCGAGGTCGCGCGTGGGCAGGGCGGGCGCCTGCACGAGCGCTATGGGAAGCGGTGCTGCCATGCGAGACCCTTTCGTGGTGCCGGTCACGGTATTCGTTAAACAAACTTTAGATAACAAATGGGCCGACGGTCAACGAGGGGACGCTGGGCGCATGCCACGATGGAGCCATGCCCCGACCTCGCGACCAGGCCGCGCGGCGCGCCCAGCTCGTCGAGGCGGCGGCGCAGGCGGTGATCAGTCGGGGCGCGGCCCATGCGCGGCTGCGGGACGTCGCCGCCGAGGCCGGCCTGACCCCCGCCTCGGTGCTGTACTACTACCCGGATCTGGGCGAACTCCTGGCCGCCGTGTTCGAGCGCGGCACCCGGACCTACATCGAGCACCGCCGCGAGAGCGTCGACGCGGCACATGGTGCCTGGGCCCGGCTGCAGGCCTGCATCCGGTCGGGGGTGCCGTTTCCCGGCGATGCCGAGATGACCAGCCGACTGCTCTACGAGCTGCTGCCCGTGACGTTCCGCAACGAGAGCGCGAACCAGCGGCAGCGCCGGTTCGTCGCCGACCAGGCGGAGCTGTATCGGCAGATCCTGGCGGACGGCGCCGCGAGCGGCGAGTTCGATCTGGTCGACGACGCCGCATTCCTCGCCCGCGGCTTCGTCGCCCTCGAGGACGGCTACGGCATCGAGGTGCTCTCGAACGAGGCCGGCGCCGAGCAGGTCTACGACCTACTCGTGCGCCACGCGCGACTGGTCACCGGTGTGGCCGCGACCGCGCGGGCGCGCTGATCACCGACCTCGCGTGCCGGCGCCGCTGACCTGCGCCCCGGCGTCCCCTGGCAGACGCAGCGTCTCCACCAGCGTCACCGCCATCAGCGCGCCCAGCACCAGGAACACCGGCGGGTACGACGACAGCAGGCTCAACAACAACGCGGCCAGCGCGATACCCAGACCCGCGGCCAGTTCCTGCACCGAGGCGTTGAGGGTGTTGGCGTGGGTGAGCTCGTCGCCGTCCACATCGGAGAACGCCAGGCTGTTGTAGGCGGTGAATCCGATGGAGCGCAGCGCCCCACTCAGATAGAGCACCACGGCGATCAGTGCCACCGGCACCCCGGGCCGCAGCGCGGCCAGCAGACCGAAACACGCCACCGAG harbors:
- a CDS encoding TetR/AcrR family transcriptional regulator — protein: MPRPRDQAARRAQLVEAAAQAVISRGAAHARLRDVAAEAGLTPASVLYYYPDLGELLAAVFERGTRTYIEHRRESVDAAHGAWARLQACIRSGVPFPGDAEMTSRLLYELLPVTFRNESANQRQRRFVADQAELYRQILADGAASGEFDLVDDAAFLARGFVALEDGYGIEVLSNEAGAEQVYDLLVRHARLVTGVAATARAR
- a CDS encoding carbon-nitrogen hydrolase family protein; amino-acid sequence: MAAPLPIALVQAPALPTRDLDRFAAEVRALIAQRPGLRLVVFPELHLDTPAVEPGAPAVDPRVLAEPIDGPRGAALAALAGELGIWLVPGSVYELGDDGLVYNTAPVYSPAGERVAAYRKIAPWRPYETVTPGADFVVFDIPEHGRVGLTICYDAWFPEIARQLAWLGADLILNVVQTPTVDREQEVVLARANAIVNQVFVASVNAAGPTGIGRSLLVDPEGRVRNQVPGAEMAVLTDVLDLAEAARVRRYGTAGLNRLWEQFRPGDSPVELPLYGGKIDPQTWGAGRGTVAPQY
- the cysN gene encoding sulfate adenylyltransferase subunit CysN, which produces MRPAPTTGSPRPVWKTASGKGTSDERSREEKRAQLMATLLRIATAGSVDDGKSTLIGRLLYDSKAVMEDQLAAVERTSKERGNDYTDLALVTDGLRAEREQGITIDVAYRYFATAKRKFIIADTPGHVQYTRNMVTGTSTAQLAIVLVDARHGLLEQSRRHAFLASLLGIQHIVLAINKMDLVDWDQKRFEAIRDEFHEFAARLDVHDVTTIPLSALNGDNVVTKSAVSPWYEGPALLSHLEEVYIAGDRNLVDVRFPVQYVIRPQTREHADHRSYAGTVASGVMRPGDEVVVLPAGKTSAITAIDGPNGPVTEAFPPMAVSISLADDIDISRGDMIARANNQPHTTSEFDATVCWMADGSALEPGRDYLIKHTTRTTRARVTALDYRLDVNTLHRDKSATALKLNELGRVTLRTQTPLLLDEYTRNSATGSFILIDPDTNGTVAAGMVRDTEPAATRTASPNAVRHQNLVTAADRLSKGSTVWFTGLSGSGKSSVAMLVEQKLLAAGRPAYVLDGDNLRHGLNADLGFSMDDRAENLRRLAHIATLLADSGQIVLVPAISPLEEHRELARRVHADRGFDFFEVFCDTPLEDCERRDPKGLYAKARRGEITHFTGIDSPYQRPKNPDLRLTPDQSADELAQRVIDLLGTRE
- the cysD gene encoding sulfate adenylyltransferase subunit CysD, which translates into the protein MSAPAELDPAAARYELSHLRALEAEAIHIIREVAAEFERPVLLFSGGKDSIVMLHLAIKAFAPGRLPFPVMHVDTGHNFDEVLQARDELVAEHGVRLVVAKVQDDIDAGRVVETIPSRNPMQTFTLLRAIRENKFDAAFGGARRDEEKARAKERVFSFRDEFGQWDPKNQRPELWNLYNGRHRKGEHIRVFPLSNWTEFDIWSYIGAEKIKLPSIYYAHQRQVFERDGMLLAVHKYMQPRKDEPVIEKTVRFRTVGDVTCTGCVESLAGTVSEVIAETAVSRLTERGATRADDRISEAGMEDRKREGYF